Proteins encoded by one window of Paenibacillus urinalis:
- the map gene encoding type I methionyl aminopeptidase, which translates to MSVILKTKEEIGYMREAGRILKACHRRIESMLTPGITTEAIDNFVEDFLAEQGATPEQKGYKGYPYAICASVNEIVCHGFPSDTALVNGDVVTIDMVVNKDGWLADSAWTYAVGKTDAKTARFMKRTEKAMHQGIAQALPGKTVGDIGYAIEKCVKPWRYGIVKPLVGHGIGRIMHEQPDIFPYGKPGQGIRLEEGMVITVEPVLTMGPTGAVYWEDDGWTIRSADGSIGAQYEHTVAITKDGPLLLTV; encoded by the coding sequence ATGTCTGTGATCCTGAAGACAAAAGAGGAAATCGGGTACATGCGGGAGGCAGGGAGGATCCTGAAGGCTTGTCACCGAAGGATTGAATCCATGCTTACGCCAGGAATAACAACCGAAGCGATCGATAACTTTGTTGAGGACTTCCTTGCCGAACAGGGTGCAACTCCGGAACAGAAGGGGTATAAAGGCTATCCCTATGCGATATGCGCATCAGTGAATGAAATTGTATGTCACGGCTTCCCTTCCGATACAGCTCTAGTCAATGGAGATGTAGTAACCATTGATATGGTGGTCAACAAGGATGGCTGGCTGGCCGATTCTGCATGGACTTATGCGGTTGGAAAGACCGATGCCAAGACCGCGAGATTTATGAAACGGACGGAAAAGGCAATGCATCAGGGGATTGCGCAAGCGCTGCCGGGGAAGACGGTAGGTGACATCGGTTACGCAATTGAAAAATGCGTGAAGCCGTGGCGCTACGGGATCGTCAAGCCGCTGGTTGGACATGGCATTGGCCGCATCATGCATGAGCAGCCGGACATTTTCCCTTATGGCAAGCCCGGTCAAGGCATCCGGCTTGAAGAGGGGATGGTTATCACGGTAGAGCCTGTTCTAACCATGGGGCCGACGGGTGCCGTCTACTGGGAAGATGACGGCTGGACGATCCGTTCTGCGGATGGCAGCATCGGAGCCCAGTATGAGCATACGGTAGCCATTACAAAGGATGGCCCTCTCCTGCTAACCGTTTGA
- the coxB gene encoding cytochrome c oxidase subunit II has translation MMKRWRHGKRILPLLAAFSLLLSACGREDLSVLRPQGPVAQGQLDLMKLAITIMVVVLLVVFAIAAFVLIKFRRRPGQNEIPEQVEGNHKLEIIWTVIPLVLVIILAVPTVQQLSALGKDYTKDENALQVKVTAHQYWWEFSYPDLGVTTAQDLIIPTDKTISFVLESNDVIHSFWVPSLAGKIDTNFDGTLNKFHFSAPNEGVYRGKCAELCGPSHAYMEFKVKAVSQEEFDNWVTAMQAPAVLPEDEQLAEKFKSACLSCHAVGDQGGPLGPNLTGIGGRESIASMLLNEREGQEGAPVEENLKEWLHDPQAVKPGNEMPSPAELGLTTEEVDAIAEYLADYKLDYETNSAD, from the coding sequence GTGATGAAAAGGTGGCGGCACGGAAAAAGAATCCTCCCATTGCTGGCAGCATTCTCATTGTTATTGTCCGCTTGCGGCCGTGAGGATTTGTCTGTATTGAGACCGCAGGGTCCCGTAGCACAAGGGCAGCTTGATCTAATGAAGCTTGCCATAACGATCATGGTCGTCGTACTCCTTGTGGTGTTTGCGATTGCGGCCTTTGTATTGATCAAGTTCCGGCGCAGGCCAGGACAGAATGAAATTCCTGAACAGGTGGAAGGTAATCACAAGCTGGAGATTATATGGACCGTTATTCCTCTCGTGCTTGTCATTATACTGGCTGTTCCAACCGTTCAGCAGCTCTCCGCTTTAGGCAAAGACTACACCAAAGACGAAAACGCCCTTCAGGTTAAAGTGACCGCTCACCAGTACTGGTGGGAATTCAGCTATCCTGATCTCGGTGTGACGACCGCACAAGACCTCATCATTCCAACCGATAAGACGATTTCATTTGTACTTGAAAGTAATGATGTAATTCACTCCTTCTGGGTACCGTCCCTGGCGGGCAAGATTGACACGAACTTCGACGGAACCTTGAACAAATTCCATTTCTCTGCACCGAATGAAGGCGTTTACCGCGGGAAGTGTGCTGAGCTGTGCGGACCATCCCATGCATATATGGAATTCAAGGTTAAGGCTGTCAGCCAAGAAGAATTTGATAATTGGGTGACTGCGATGCAGGCGCCGGCTGTTCTGCCTGAAGATGAGCAGCTTGCTGAGAAATTCAAGTCTGCTTGCCTGAGCTGCCATGCTGTGGGCGATCAAGGCGGTCCTCTAGGTCCGAACCTTACTGGGATCGGCGGCAGGGAATCCATCGCGAGCATGCTTCTGAATGAACGTGAAGGTCAGGAGGGTGCACCTGTAGAGGAGAACCTCAAAGAATGGCTTCATGATCCGCAGGCTGTCAAACCGGGCAATGAGATGCCGTCTCCGGCAGAACTTGGACTGACCACGGAAGAGGTCGATGCTATAGCCGAGTATTTGGCCGATTACAAGCTGGATTATGAAACGAACAGTGCGGATTGA
- a CDS encoding DUF4870 domain-containing protein has product MSPFKSSTGLDENIAGALCYFFGFIGAILLLALEKRSRFVMFHALQSLFAFGAIVVGHVLSGLIPLLGPLLASLLSLLGVAIWVIMLAATLQGKWLKLPLVGDLAEKQMRKL; this is encoded by the coding sequence ATGTCCCCATTCAAATCATCGACCGGTCTTGATGAGAACATTGCAGGTGCACTGTGCTACTTCTTCGGTTTTATCGGAGCCATATTGCTGCTTGCGCTTGAGAAGCGGAGCCGTTTCGTTATGTTTCATGCACTTCAATCCCTGTTTGCCTTCGGAGCTATTGTCGTCGGTCATGTACTCAGCGGCTTGATCCCTTTGCTTGGCCCCCTGCTTGCTTCGCTGCTGTCACTGCTTGGTGTGGCGATATGGGTGATTATGCTGGCGGCAACTCTGCAAGGGAAATGGCTCAAGCTTCCTCTAGTAGGCGATCTTGCAGAGAAGCAGATGCGCAAGCTGTAA
- a CDS encoding nucleobase:cation symporter-2 family protein → MSRERIFNRNRHPLKTFSLGIQHVLAMYAGAVIVPLIVGGPSGLNLPPDQITYLIAIDLLACGLATLLQVWGGKYFGIGLPVMLGCAFQAVSPMILIGNQYGVSAIYGAIIASGLFVMIFGGLFGKLIRFFPPVVTGSVVTIIGLTLIPVALNDLGGGNGAADFGDPVNLLLGFGVLLFIIILNRLTKGFIQSISILLGLVAGTLVAGLFFGKVDLSPMLEASWFRAPEPFHFGTPTFNLSAILTMILVAIVSIAESTGVFMALGKILNKEIDSKDLSRGYRAEGLAIVVGGIFNSFPYTTYSQNVGLLQMSRVKTRDVIAVAGLLLILIGFVPKIAATAQMIPPAVLGGATVALFGMVVSSGIRMLADQVDFNRYENLLIIAVSVGMGLGVTVVPNLFSQLPSEIGILLNNGIVVGSFTAILLNLIFNGLGPKPQKKAEPDTTTESV, encoded by the coding sequence ATGTCACGTGAACGTATATTTAACCGTAATCGTCACCCTTTAAAAACATTTTCACTTGGCATTCAGCACGTCTTGGCCATGTATGCGGGAGCTGTCATCGTTCCGCTGATTGTCGGTGGACCAAGTGGTCTGAATCTGCCGCCGGATCAAATCACGTATCTGATCGCGATTGACCTGCTGGCCTGTGGTCTGGCCACACTGCTGCAAGTATGGGGCGGCAAATATTTTGGTATCGGTCTTCCGGTAATGCTTGGCTGCGCCTTCCAGGCCGTTTCTCCAATGATTCTGATCGGTAATCAATATGGTGTGAGCGCCATTTATGGTGCGATTATCGCCTCTGGTCTGTTCGTCATGATCTTTGGCGGCTTGTTCGGGAAGCTGATTCGTTTCTTCCCGCCGGTCGTTACAGGCTCGGTCGTTACGATTATTGGTCTTACGCTCATTCCGGTTGCGCTAAACGATCTTGGCGGCGGTAATGGAGCGGCGGATTTCGGTGATCCTGTGAACCTTCTGCTGGGCTTCGGTGTATTGTTATTCATCATTATCTTAAACCGTTTAACAAAGGGGTTTATCCAGTCGATTTCGATCCTGCTCGGTCTGGTGGCCGGGACTCTGGTTGCCGGGCTGTTCTTCGGTAAAGTGGACTTATCTCCTATGCTTGAAGCAAGCTGGTTCCGTGCACCTGAACCGTTCCATTTTGGGACGCCTACCTTTAACCTGTCTGCTATTCTGACGATGATTCTGGTTGCGATTGTCAGTATCGCAGAGTCGACAGGGGTATTTATGGCTCTGGGTAAAATTTTGAACAAAGAAATTGATTCTAAGGACCTGTCCAGAGGATACAGAGCAGAAGGGCTTGCCATTGTGGTTGGGGGGATCTTTAACTCCTTCCCGTATACAACATACTCCCAGAACGTAGGTTTGCTGCAAATGAGCCGCGTGAAGACACGGGACGTTATTGCTGTGGCCGGTCTGCTGCTCATTCTGATCGGATTCGTTCCCAAGATTGCAGCAACAGCTCAGATGATTCCTCCTGCCGTGCTTGGCGGCGCTACTGTAGCCCTGTTTGGGATGGTCGTCTCCTCTGGTATCCGGATGCTGGCTGATCAGGTAGACTTTAACCGTTACGAGAACCTGCTTATTATTGCGGTGTCCGTAGGGATGGGTCTCGGCGTCACGGTTGTACCAAACCTGTTCTCACAGCTTCCTTCCGAGATCGGTATTTTGCTGAATAACGGAATTGTGGTCGGCAGCTTTACTGCGATATTGCTGAACCTGATCTTTAATGGATTGGGTCCCAAACCGCAGAAAAAGGCTGAGCCGGACACGACAACGGAATCGGTCTAA